The following are encoded in a window of Candidatus Limnocylindrales bacterium genomic DNA:
- a CDS encoding glycerophosphodiester phosphodiesterase, whose translation MLNIAHRGASGYYPENTLRAFQQAVKMGADMIELDVHLTKDGEVVVIHDETLERTTNGRGYVRDYTLSELKKLDAGSWYKSEFAGERIPTLEEVLQSLKGKVQFNIEIKNGPIYYRGIEEKILTLLSKHDLKDQVVISSFDHRCLKKIREMNPELTTGSLVKLGVLYVARLLRPEKIAQSVGATGLHLNKSYVTPGLVRRARQHGLRVLVWTVNEPAQMSYFIKMGVDGIVTNFPDRLKNELKGFK comes from the coding sequence GTGTTAAACATTGCACATCGAGGAGCTTCAGGGTATTATCCCGAGAATACCTTAAGGGCGTTTCAACAGGCTGTGAAAATGGGAGCCGATATGATAGAATTAGATGTGCACCTGACAAAAGATGGGGAAGTCGTGGTGATTCACGATGAAACGCTGGAAAGAACAACCAACGGAAGGGGATACGTCCGGGATTATACTTTATCTGAGTTAAAGAAACTGGATGCAGGCTCCTGGTATAAATCCGAATTTGCCGGAGAGAGAATTCCTACTTTGGAAGAAGTGTTACAGAGCCTGAAAGGAAAAGTTCAGTTTAATATCGAAATTAAAAATGGACCCATTTACTACCGGGGTATCGAGGAAAAAATACTGACCCTTCTCTCAAAACACGACCTGAAGGATCAGGTCGTCATCTCTTCCTTTGATCATCGGTGTTTAAAAAAAATCAGAGAGATGAATCCAGAGCTGACTACGGGGTCTCTGGTCAAACTAGGGGTTCTTTATGTGGCCAGACTGCTAAGACCTGAAAAAATAGCACAATCGGTGGGAGCTACAGGCCTTCATTTAAATAAATCCTATGTAACCCCGGGTCTTGTTCGTCGAGCCAGGCAACATGGACTAAGAGTCCTGGTGTGGACCGTTAATGAACCGGCCCAGATGTCCTATTTTATTAAAATGGGTGTAGACGGAATCGTGACCAACTTTCCGGACAGGCTTAAAAATGAGCTAAAGGGTTTCAAGTGA
- a CDS encoding DUF4911 domain-containing protein, with product MDTVSYRAKINKSQIGFLNSIIEGYDGIAVVRTVDPKEGILELWVSPFFEEITAEVMKSLAEEIGLEYYYKVSP from the coding sequence ATGGATACGGTCTCTTACAGAGCCAAGATCAATAAAAGCCAGATCGGCTTTCTGAACAGCATTATCGAGGGATATGATGGAATAGCTGTGGTTCGTACCGTGGATCCGAAGGAAGGTATTCTGGAGCTCTGGGTTTCTCCGTTCTTTGAAGAAATCACCGCTGAAGTGATGAAGAGCCTGGCGGAAGAAATTGGCCTGGAATATTACTATAAGGTGTCACCTTGA
- the ruvA gene encoding Holliday junction branch migration protein RuvA produces the protein MIARLTGKLIYKSPEYIVIDVGGVGYQVSVPLSTFYELPEKGEVIGLHIYTAVREDAIELYGFLTLEERELFKLLLTVSKIGPKLARNILSGISVSELKNALITSNVLKLNAIPGVGQKTAERLVLELKDKIPATSALHEATEEISPDEKIGDALSALVNLGYKRNLAEQAIKRAVAEIGIESPLEEIIRISLKYFSG, from the coding sequence GTGATCGCAAGGCTTACAGGTAAGCTGATTTATAAATCTCCAGAATATATTGTCATAGATGTTGGGGGAGTGGGATATCAGGTTTCCGTTCCTTTATCCACATTCTATGAGCTTCCAGAAAAAGGAGAAGTAATCGGTCTCCATATCTATACGGCAGTTCGGGAAGATGCCATTGAACTCTACGGCTTTTTAACTTTGGAAGAGCGGGAACTTTTTAAACTTTTGCTGACGGTATCTAAAATAGGCCCTAAGTTGGCTCGAAATATACTTTCTGGGATTTCTGTAAGTGAATTGAAGAATGCACTGATAACCTCTAATGTTTTAAAGTTAAATGCTATTCCGGGAGTTGGCCAGAAAACAGCCGAGAGGTTGGTATTGGAACTCAAGGATAAAATTCCTGCTACCTCGGCTCTCCATGAAGCAACGGAGGAGATATCTCCAGATGAAAAAATTGGCGATGCACTCTCGGCCCTGGTAAATTTAGGATATAAACGAAATTTAGCCGAACAGGCAATTAAACGAGCCGTTGCTGAAATCGGTATAGAAAGTCCTCTGGAAGAGATTATCAGGATCTCTTTAAAATATTTTTCAGGTTAA
- a CDS encoding YfhO family protein: MVAILTLFLIIVLFFSKTFFFQELYYIRDIYGVGYQWMHLVIETLKAGYIPLWNPYQLSGVPHLANPGTMSLYPLNLLLCLTGLTGSTYIYFLILHIFLAGVFFYALMRHWNCSPVPAWLAASSYMLSGYAVDFEFNPPFAWIPLIFLFLDRALNPKPRTEKKLWPPFSSLPSILLTGGFLGLQFLTGGIEVVFFTLLALGLYVGFMSLWGSKSRLKVFTRNTGIFMLILGIGISLAMVQFLPSRELALQSARVKGLDYEAASSHALHPAGLIEFFIPHFFGKKTDISFWGEPFYDNHYAYFISIYFGVSTLLLGMLTLTCLRHRLVSYLLILLILSILLMLGPYTPIHYLVYRYVPFMGGLRIPVKYLVLTTFAASALGGFGAQILLIKKEESSRFLSPLKRIGFFFLCLGGLLLAFLLVDFLSRGALFQRIFGGYISLEKLQEATPYVHKEIFTSSVFLLAGTGVVILTVTSKLNPRVSGILLSFIVTIDLFSAHLHLHPTVTEPFYSEPPAVINLFDKDARLHRFYRYAYDIPEIPDFVREDPLKRYSWFKNTLFPYYSVQNHLYDVAGTFSLRPMDYGLLLHALEIAPWSAKLKLLSLLNVRYLLGFSPLKDERLRPIAFFPDLKMGVYENTAYLPRAYIVPRSRTVKKGVEALNTFIRDDFDPQEEVVLLEEGREAGSQKQEAKRESRISSSLLPSSDYERRDPYAPPESSWKEPFASQAHVIDYSPTRATIETETSQGGYLVFADSYYPGWRASVDGQKREILRVNYILRAVTLEPGVHTIQFKYEPFSYKMGLFLSLMAFMVWMGSWMILTLYPIRSVKGKKPNLHRIHDT, encoded by the coding sequence ATGGTGGCCATTCTGACCCTATTCCTGATCATCGTTCTCTTCTTCTCAAAAACTTTCTTTTTTCAGGAACTTTATTATATCCGGGACATCTACGGGGTCGGCTATCAATGGATGCATCTGGTTATAGAAACGCTTAAAGCCGGATACATTCCGTTATGGAATCCCTATCAGCTTTCAGGTGTACCCCATCTGGCTAATCCCGGTACCATGTCCCTTTACCCCCTCAACCTCCTCCTCTGTTTAACCGGATTAACCGGATCTACTTATATTTATTTTCTTATTCTCCATATTTTCCTGGCCGGAGTTTTCTTTTATGCCCTTATGCGCCACTGGAACTGCTCCCCCGTTCCTGCCTGGCTGGCCGCCTCCTCTTATATGTTGAGTGGATATGCCGTTGATTTTGAATTTAACCCTCCCTTTGCATGGATCCCGTTAATTTTTTTGTTTCTCGACAGGGCCTTAAACCCCAAACCCCGGACAGAAAAAAAATTATGGCCCCCCTTCAGTTCGCTCCCCTCTATTCTTCTGACCGGTGGTTTTTTGGGTTTACAGTTCTTAACAGGAGGTATCGAGGTTGTTTTTTTTACCTTACTGGCATTGGGCTTATATGTGGGGTTTATGAGTTTGTGGGGTTCAAAGAGTCGACTCAAGGTCTTTACGAGAAATACGGGTATTTTCATGTTGATCCTCGGGATAGGAATCTCCCTGGCCATGGTTCAATTCCTTCCCTCCCGGGAACTGGCTTTACAATCGGCCAGGGTAAAGGGATTGGATTATGAAGCTGCAAGCAGCCATGCCCTCCATCCGGCAGGTCTGATAGAATTCTTTATCCCCCATTTCTTCGGCAAAAAGACAGATATTTCCTTTTGGGGCGAACCTTTTTATGATAATCATTATGCTTACTTTATAAGTATCTACTTCGGCGTATCTACTCTCCTGTTGGGAATGCTGACCCTGACCTGCTTACGCCATAGGCTTGTTTCTTATCTGTTAATACTTTTGATTTTGTCTATCCTTTTGATGTTAGGTCCTTATACCCCGATTCATTATCTGGTATATCGCTATGTTCCTTTTATGGGAGGTTTGAGAATTCCGGTCAAATATCTGGTGTTGACCACCTTTGCAGCTTCGGCCCTGGGAGGTTTTGGGGCCCAGATCCTTTTGATAAAGAAAGAAGAAAGCAGCCGTTTCCTCTCCCCTTTGAAGAGGATCGGTTTTTTCTTTTTATGCCTGGGTGGGCTCCTGCTGGCTTTTCTTTTAGTGGATTTTTTAAGCCGAGGGGCTCTTTTCCAAAGAATTTTCGGAGGATATATTTCCCTTGAAAAACTTCAGGAAGCAACTCCCTATGTTCATAAAGAAATTTTCACCTCCTCGGTCTTTCTCTTAGCAGGAACGGGGGTGGTCATTCTGACCGTAACTTCTAAACTAAACCCTCGCGTTTCTGGAATCCTTCTAAGTTTTATTGTAACCATAGATCTCTTTTCGGCCCATCTCCATCTCCATCCTACGGTAACCGAACCATTTTATTCCGAACCCCCTGCCGTGATTAACCTCTTTGATAAAGACGCTCGTCTTCATCGCTTTTATCGATATGCCTACGATATTCCGGAAATTCCGGATTTTGTAAGGGAAGATCCCCTCAAACGTTATTCCTGGTTTAAGAATACCCTCTTTCCTTACTATAGCGTTCAAAACCATCTGTATGATGTAGCCGGAACTTTTTCCTTACGCCCCATGGATTACGGACTTTTGCTCCATGCTCTGGAAATTGCACCGTGGTCTGCAAAACTTAAGTTGCTAAGTTTGCTCAACGTCCGTTATTTATTGGGTTTTTCGCCGCTGAAGGATGAAAGACTTAGACCGATAGCCTTTTTCCCGGATTTGAAAATGGGAGTCTACGAAAATACCGCTTATCTTCCCAGAGCCTATATCGTTCCACGAAGTAGAACGGTCAAAAAGGGGGTTGAGGCTCTTAATACTTTCATCCGGGACGATTTCGACCCACAAGAAGAAGTTGTTTTATTAGAAGAAGGGCGGGAGGCGGGGAGTCAGAAACAGGAAGCTAAACGTGAATCCCGAATTTCAAGCTCCCTGTTACCTTCTTCAGACTATGAAAGGCGAGATCCTTACGCTCCCCCAGAATCCTCCTGGAAGGAACCCTTTGCCTCTCAAGCCCATGTGATTGACTATTCTCCGACCCGTGCAACCATAGAAACCGAGACTTCCCAAGGAGGTTATCTCGTTTTTGCCGATAGTTATTACCCGGGATGGAGAGCGTCTGTAGATGGACAAAAGCGTGAGATCCTGCGGGTTAATTATATTCTTCGCGCCGTTACTCTGGAGCCGGGGGTCCATACCATCCAATTTAAATATGAGCCTTTCTCCTACAAGATGGGATTATTTTTGAGCTTGATGGCTTTCATGGTATGGATGGGGTCCTGGATGATCCTTACTCTCTATCCTATCCGCTCCGTGAAGGGGAAGAAGCCAAACCTTCATCGCATTCATGATACCTAA
- a CDS encoding O-antigen ligase family protein has protein sequence MSDITLLGLCFLLIFIPFNEGGGNSLALFITQTLVLFLITLQVIRGPGLGIFCYPVDVKNPEQPIWNTGPRTVYRVLILLTLWSLCSLFITKYLYATLQEIVKLLSYVGVFILGRELCYHKKYPDILRLALLTSIFIQAIGALYHNYLTPEGQFLSGFININDFATFLVIGFVLLASRITLSLVGLGYLTGAVLLGWMTLATRSRGGVISLIVAVLALLYCHYRKTFYGVLTALLLFFLIPNPWRTQLLGWKQGDPFAYDRIQIWKSSLAMIRDHPVGGVGLGTFGEYFEQYRFPTENWIARYSKTTDLAHNEFLQVGAELGIPGLILAITLVVWIFRFGLQGRASSKIKESLLIALLAVLIQSLVNSVFHSPAISITTVVLMVLLLHEPNDRNTFVSGKVERENNFPRFRASPSLRFRIFASLLSLYFWTVVILYPFLGHFYYLKAQESLDRGKPLEAIEKLNRALTYVPIHPYYHDLLGTLYTTAFKNHPNWEAFYGGVKEFSEAIHWNSREAQFYYHRATLYVELARRLLPTEQTLLKGITDYHQAIALSPFDPFLRYNLAYLYIKLKRYSEAREQLKKALDLEPNFIGGYYLLSKVLSALGEEEASVQKIEIVRSLTRRFNPESYNSLYLKNLFQRPEE, from the coding sequence ATGTCTGACATTACTTTGCTGGGACTCTGCTTTTTACTTATCTTTATTCCTTTTAATGAGGGTGGCGGTAATTCTCTGGCCTTATTCATTACCCAGACTCTGGTCCTTTTTCTGATAACCCTTCAGGTTATCCGGGGTCCGGGATTGGGAATCTTTTGTTATCCGGTAGACGTTAAAAACCCAGAACAGCCGATCTGGAACACCGGGCCCCGGACTGTATATCGGGTTCTCATTCTTTTGACTCTCTGGAGCCTTTGCTCCCTCTTTATTACGAAGTACCTCTATGCCACCCTTCAGGAAATAGTTAAGCTGCTCAGTTATGTAGGGGTATTTATTTTGGGTCGAGAATTATGTTATCATAAAAAGTATCCGGATATCCTTCGACTGGCCCTTCTTACGAGTATTTTTATCCAGGCTATAGGGGCTCTCTATCATAACTATCTAACCCCTGAAGGCCAATTTTTATCAGGATTTATCAATATTAATGACTTTGCCACCTTTCTTGTAATCGGCTTTGTCCTGCTGGCAAGTCGGATAACTTTATCCCTTGTGGGATTGGGGTATTTAACCGGGGCAGTTCTCTTAGGTTGGATGACACTGGCCACCCGTTCCCGAGGGGGCGTTATAAGCTTGATAGTGGCTGTGTTGGCTTTGTTGTACTGTCACTATAGAAAGACTTTTTATGGAGTCCTTACCGCTTTGCTTTTATTCTTTTTGATTCCAAATCCCTGGCGCACTCAACTCCTGGGGTGGAAACAGGGGGATCCCTTTGCCTATGATCGGATTCAGATCTGGAAGAGTAGTCTGGCCATGATTCGGGATCATCCTGTAGGGGGGGTAGGTTTAGGAACCTTTGGGGAGTATTTTGAGCAATATCGATTTCCTACGGAAAACTGGATTGCCCGTTATTCAAAAACGACCGATCTGGCCCATAATGAGTTCTTGCAAGTGGGGGCTGAGTTGGGAATACCCGGGTTAATCCTTGCTATAACTTTAGTTGTTTGGATATTCCGGTTCGGACTCCAGGGGAGAGCCTCATCAAAAATCAAAGAAAGCCTTCTGATCGCCCTATTGGCAGTACTTATTCAAAGCCTTGTAAATAGTGTTTTTCACTCACCGGCTATTTCCATTACAACAGTTGTACTCATGGTCCTTCTACTCCATGAGCCCAACGACCGGAATACCTTTGTATCTGGAAAGGTAGAGAGAGAAAATAATTTCCCACGTTTCCGTGCTTCACCATCTTTGCGTTTCCGTATCTTCGCATCCCTTTTATCCCTCTATTTTTGGACGGTTGTAATTCTTTACCCTTTTTTGGGACACTTCTATTATCTCAAGGCCCAGGAGTCATTGGATCGGGGTAAGCCCCTGGAGGCTATTGAGAAATTGAATCGGGCCCTGACCTACGTACCGATCCATCCTTATTATCATGATCTTCTGGGAACCCTTTATACCACAGCTTTCAAAAATCATCCCAACTGGGAGGCTTTTTACGGAGGAGTTAAAGAATTCTCGGAAGCTATCCATTGGAATTCAAGGGAAGCTCAATTTTATTATCATCGGGCCACTCTATATGTCGAACTCGCCAGACGGCTTCTCCCCACCGAACAGACTCTCCTGAAGGGAATTACGGACTATCACCAGGCCATTGCGTTAAGCCCCTTTGATCCCTTTCTGAGGTACAATTTAGCCTATCTCTATATTAAACTGAAGCGATATTCAGAAGCTCGGGAACAGCTAAAAAAAGCCCTGGATTTAGAACCTAATTTTATCGGAGGGTATTATCTCCTAAGTAAAGTTCTGTCGGCCCTTGGAGAAGAAGAAGCCTCCGTCCAAAAAATTGAAATAGTCAGAAGCCTGACCAGACGGTTCAACCCGGAATCCTATAATTCTCTTTATCTAAAGAACTTATTCCAAAGACCTGAAGAATAA
- a CDS encoding YebC/PmpR family DNA-binding transcriptional regulator: MHGISTPYVLRFTYKSMSGHSKWSTIKHKKAKADAEKGKLFTKAIKELTIAARMGGGDPESNPRLRTAIAAAKAINMPSENIERAIKKGTGELPGVTYEETIYEGYGPGGAALLIEITTDNKNRTVSEIRHILSRNGGNMAESGAVSWMFHKKGLILVDKEAIEEDELMTAVLDAGAEDMKIEEGSYEITTQPGDFEKVKRAIEDLGIKPSFAEVTMVPQTTVVVKGKDAQQLLKLMEALEDHDDVRKVYSNFNIPQEELQAIAEEM, encoded by the coding sequence TTGCACGGGATTTCTACCCCTTACGTTTTACGTTTTACCTATAAATCCATGTCAGGCCATTCGAAGTGGAGTACGATCAAACATAAAAAAGCCAAGGCGGATGCGGAGAAGGGTAAACTTTTCACAAAGGCGATTAAAGAACTGACGATAGCAGCACGCATGGGAGGTGGGGATCCGGAGTCCAATCCAAGACTCAGAACAGCCATTGCAGCGGCCAAAGCCATTAATATGCCCAGTGAAAATATTGAACGGGCTATTAAGAAAGGAACCGGAGAATTACCGGGGGTTACCTATGAAGAGACCATCTATGAAGGTTATGGACCCGGAGGTGCGGCCCTTTTAATTGAAATTACCACCGATAACAAGAATCGTACGGTATCGGAGATCCGACATATTCTATCCAGAAATGGAGGGAATATGGCCGAAAGTGGAGCAGTATCCTGGATGTTTCACAAAAAGGGACTTATTCTCGTAGATAAAGAAGCTATCGAGGAAGATGAGTTAATGACGGCGGTATTGGATGCCGGAGCTGAAGATATGAAAATCGAGGAAGGGAGTTACGAGATTACCACACAACCCGGAGATTTTGAGAAAGTTAAAAGAGCCATCGAGGATCTGGGTATTAAACCTTCCTTTGCTGAAGTGACCATGGTCCCCCAAACCACGGTGGTGGTTAAGGGGAAAGACGCCCAGCAACTCTTGAAACTTATGGAAGCACTGGAAGACCATGATGATGTTCGGAAGGTTTATTCGAATTTTAATATCCCACAGGAAGAACTTCAAGCTATTGCGGAGGAAATGTGA
- the ruvB gene encoding Holliday junction branch migration DNA helicase RuvB → MNKNQRNNLNTIPARIEEDVLLDTSLRPQGFSDYIGQEKVKENLHIFIQAAKKRGEALDHALFYGPPGLGKTTLAYIIAREMNVNIKTTSGPVIEHAGELSAILTNLGEKDVLFIDEIHRLNRVVEEILYPAMEDFQLDLIVGQGPSARSIKMNLPKFTLVGATTRAGLLTSPLRDRFGIVHRLEFYTPEELKQIVRRSARILQIEIEESGALEIAKRSRGTPRIANRLLRRVRDYAQVKAQGVITQEVADKALKMLEVDEQGLDQMDRRLLLTIIEKYDGGPVGLETLAAAIGEEKDTLEDVYEPFLIQLGYLERTPRGRKATRLAYEHFGIEPDARQTNLWTKEKR, encoded by the coding sequence ATGAATAAGAATCAAAGGAATAATCTTAATACGATTCCTGCTCGAATCGAGGAAGACGTTTTATTGGATACCAGTCTTCGGCCTCAGGGTTTTTCGGATTACATCGGACAGGAAAAAGTTAAGGAAAATCTCCATATATTTATCCAGGCGGCTAAAAAAAGAGGGGAAGCCCTGGATCATGCATTGTTTTACGGGCCACCTGGCTTAGGTAAGACGACCCTGGCCTATATTATAGCCCGTGAAATGAACGTAAATATCAAAACCACATCGGGTCCGGTTATTGAACATGCCGGGGAGTTGTCTGCAATTTTGACTAATTTGGGAGAAAAGGACGTTTTATTTATTGATGAAATCCATCGCTTAAATCGGGTGGTTGAGGAGATTTTATATCCGGCTATGGAGGATTTTCAACTCGACCTGATCGTAGGCCAGGGTCCCAGTGCCCGATCCATCAAGATGAATCTTCCCAAGTTTACCCTGGTAGGTGCTACAACTCGAGCAGGATTATTGACCTCTCCTCTCCGGGATAGATTTGGGATCGTACACCGTCTGGAGTTTTATACCCCTGAAGAACTCAAACAAATTGTTCGGCGGTCCGCCCGAATCCTCCAGATTGAAATCGAGGAATCCGGTGCCTTGGAAATCGCTAAACGCTCTCGGGGAACTCCCCGGATTGCCAACCGGCTCCTTCGTCGGGTCCGGGATTATGCCCAGGTAAAAGCGCAAGGAGTTATTACCCAGGAAGTGGCCGATAAGGCGTTAAAAATGCTGGAAGTCGATGAACAGGGCCTCGATCAGATGGATCGTAGATTACTGCTTACCATCATCGAAAAATACGACGGGGGACCGGTAGGATTGGAAACCCTGGCTGCAGCCATCGGTGAAGAAAAGGATACCCTGGAAGATGTTTATGAACCCTTCTTGATCCAGTTGGGTTATCTTGAACGAACGCCACGGGGTCGGAAGGCAACCCGCCTGGCTTATGAACATTTTGGGATAGAACCCGACGCCAGACAAACAAATCTCTGGACGAAAGAAAAAAGATAA
- the ruvC gene encoding crossover junction endodeoxyribonuclease RuvC — protein sequence MSLRVLGVDPGSIKSGYGLIEESQRKLQTLDFGAIYTHPKDPFPVRLLEIKRGLEQVIARYQPEVMALEDVFFAKNVKSALKLGHARGVILVTAIEAGLEVVEYAPLEIKQAVVGYGRADKHQIQQMVKILLGLRDIPQPEDAADALAVAICHIHSAEMKRRLMNL from the coding sequence GTGAGCCTTCGGGTTTTGGGCGTAGATCCAGGATCTATTAAAAGCGGCTATGGTTTAATCGAAGAATCTCAGAGGAAGTTACAGACCCTCGATTTTGGAGCCATTTATACCCATCCGAAGGATCCCTTTCCGGTTCGTTTACTGGAAATTAAACGGGGCCTTGAGCAGGTTATTGCACGGTATCAGCCCGAAGTGATGGCTTTAGAAGATGTGTTCTTTGCCAAAAATGTAAAATCCGCACTCAAATTGGGCCATGCAAGGGGAGTTATCCTGGTAACTGCCATAGAAGCCGGCCTCGAGGTTGTGGAGTATGCACCTTTAGAAATTAAACAGGCCGTGGTCGGTTATGGTCGGGCCGATAAACACCAAATCCAACAAATGGTAAAGATCCTCCTCGGACTCCGAGATATCCCCCAACCTGAAGATGCGGCAGACGCCCTTGCAGTAGCTATCTGTCATATCCATTCGGCGGAAATGAAGAGAAGACTCATGAATTTGTAG
- the pgsA gene encoding CDP-diacylglycerol--glycerol-3-phosphate 3-phosphatidyltransferase — MILNLPNILTLMRIFLVPLLVVVIVTKYSNVLAVVIFLIAALTDLLDGYIARFLGQITTLGKLLDPLADKLLISAALISLVQIGRAPAWMVVVIVGRELAVTGLRGIAVTENIIISAGRLGKYKMISQILATCALILGPQNMGPHLGIVSLWIAMLLTVLSGVDYYIKFWRQLNRSMHKVE; from the coding sequence TTGATTCTAAACCTCCCCAATATTCTCACACTCATGCGCATATTCCTTGTTCCTCTGCTGGTTGTGGTGATTGTGACCAAATACAGTAATGTCCTGGCGGTAGTTATTTTTCTAATTGCAGCACTGACTGACTTATTAGATGGTTACATTGCACGATTTTTAGGTCAGATAACCACGCTGGGCAAATTACTAGACCCCTTAGCCGATAAATTGCTTATTTCTGCGGCTCTCATCTCCCTGGTCCAAATTGGAAGGGCCCCTGCCTGGATGGTGGTCGTTATTGTGGGAAGAGAGCTTGCCGTAACCGGTCTAAGGGGAATTGCTGTAACGGAAAATATTATCATATCGGCTGGAAGACTGGGAAAGTACAAAATGATCTCCCAAATCCTGGCTACCTGTGCCCTTATCTTAGGTCCTCAGAATATGGGACCCCATTTAGGAATTGTCTCCCTGTGGATAGCCATGCTGCTCACCGTGCTTTCGGGAGTAGATTATTATATCAAGTTCTGGCGTCAGCTTAATCGTTCCATGCACAAGGTTGAGTAA
- a CDS encoding glucose-1-phosphate adenylyltransferase: MEQIVAMLLAGGQGSRLNILASERAKPAVPFGGAYRIIDFTLSNIMYSGIENVGVLTQYRPSSLMDHIGQGEAWDLVGRRRGVKILPPYTGTTSADWYKGTADAVFQNLQYLWDHNPDLVLILSGDHIYKMDYVPMIEYHISKKADLTLAVMKVSLEEATRFGTVFINPDGQVTGFEEKPKKPRSTLGSLGIYVFKAEVLYKTLLEDAKRASSSHDFGKDIIPGMLASYKIYAYPFEGYWRDVGTIQSYLDANMDILDYNSGLDLAKWRVRTNQEDRYLGDRPPAKFLGEGRAVNSIVCRGCIISGSVENSILSPGVIIHKGAKVRNSVVMHDCVIEEDVILDKVILDKDVKVGAKSIVGYGEDNPPNEKFPTHLYTGITVVGKGAVLPEGVQIGRNCIIYPRVRPTQFTDKYLKSGSTVFNEESQGVKQ; this comes from the coding sequence ATGGAACAAATTGTTGCGATGCTCCTGGCCGGAGGGCAGGGAAGCCGGCTGAATATCCTTGCAAGTGAGCGTGCCAAGCCGGCAGTTCCGTTTGGAGGTGCTTATCGGATCATCGATTTTACGCTAAGTAATATCATGTATTCGGGAATCGAGAATGTGGGCGTTCTGACCCAATATCGTCCCAGCTCTCTCATGGACCATATCGGTCAGGGAGAAGCCTGGGATCTTGTGGGTCGACGCCGGGGGGTAAAAATTCTTCCTCCTTACACAGGTACAACGAGTGCAGATTGGTATAAAGGAACTGCCGATGCCGTCTTCCAAAATTTACAATATCTATGGGATCATAATCCGGATTTGGTTTTGATCCTCTCCGGGGACCACATCTACAAGATGGATTATGTTCCCATGATTGAATACCATATCTCTAAAAAAGCGGATTTAACTTTGGCCGTTATGAAAGTATCCCTTGAAGAAGCTACCCGATTCGGTACGGTATTTATAAATCCAGACGGCCAGGTTACCGGATTTGAGGAAAAGCCTAAAAAACCCAGGAGTACCCTGGGATCTCTTGGGATTTACGTCTTTAAAGCAGAGGTACTTTATAAGACCCTTCTAGAAGATGCCAAACGGGCGTCATCCTCCCACGATTTTGGTAAGGATATTATCCCCGGGATGTTAGCAAGCTATAAGATTTATGCCTATCCCTTTGAGGGGTATTGGCGAGACGTGGGGACCATTCAATCGTATCTGGATGCCAATATGGATATTTTAGACTATAACTCGGGGTTAGATCTTGCTAAGTGGAGGGTCCGTACCAATCAGGAAGATCGGTACCTGGGAGACAGGCCCCCGGCTAAGTTCCTGGGAGAGGGAAGAGCCGTAAATTCCATCGTCTGTCGGGGATGCATTATCAGTGGAAGCGTGGAAAACAGTATCCTCTCGCCTGGAGTTATTATCCATAAAGGAGCTAAAGTCCGAAACTCGGTCGTAATGCATGATTGTGTCATCGAAGAAGATGTCATCCTGGATAAAGTCATCCTGGATAAAGACGTAAAGGTCGGCGCAAAGTCTATAGTGGGTTATGGAGAGGACAACCCTCCCAATGAAAAGTTCCCAACCCATCTCTATACGGGAATTACCGTGGTTGGAAAAGGAGCCGTATTACCGGAAGGGGTGCAAATAGGAAGAAATTGTATTATTTATCCCAGGGTACGACCTACTCAGTTTACCGACAAGTATCTCAAGAGTGGAAGTACTGTGTTTAATGAAGAAAGCCAGGGAGTAAAGCAATGA